AAGTCCCGCAATTTTTTTAGATAGGCGTTTTCCGCTTCCAACCGTGCGATCTGGCGACGCAGCTTCTCTTCCTCCGAGAGCGGCTTCGGCGCGACCGAGCCTTTGGGCCTGCCCTTCGGCTTCGGCATTAGTGCCTCATCGCCACCTTTGCGCCATTTCCACGACCACGCTCTGACTAACTGCTCTGATGACAGTCCAAATTCGCGCGCAAGATCCATCGCTGTCTCACCAGCAAGGTGGCGCTCGGCAACTTCCTTCTTGATGTCGAACGAATACTGCTGCTTAGTCGGTTTCTCCACAAGACATAGCCTGCCATGCAGCTTAAACCGACGATAGAACTTACGGACGGCGTATTTGGAGACACCAAGAGCATTCGCAGCGGCTTGAGAGCCCATGCCTTGCTCAAACAGTTCAACCAGCTGCTCGCGCTGATGCTCACTCAGCGAACTTCGTGCTCTCAAAGAAAACTACTCCCCACTAGTCGGTAACTGATTTCTCAGTCCAACTAATGGGGAGCAGTTCAAGATGGGGAGGGCCCGCTCTTCTATGCGGCCGAGCTGAGTGCGCTACCGGCCTAGAGAGTAATCTCCTTGTGCCACGTTTCTTTGCGGAAGTCCGGGCGCCAATGCATCTTCTCGTAAGCGAGGTTGGCACCCGTGGGGGAATCGGCATCAACGAACAACTCGCCCCTCGCGAAGCCGTGCTCGGTCGCAAGCGCATAGAACGCGTCGAGAAGGGCATGCGCCGCCCCCTTACCGCGCCCCTCACGCGTCACGCCGAGGTACTCGACATGGGCCGTGTTCGACTCGGGCAGCCATGAGGTCATGAGCGTTCCGATCACCACGGGCTCGGAGCCGTCCTCGGGAACGAGCTCCGCGAGGAGGTCACGATCCCATTCGTGGTGTGCATAGAGGTTCGTGCGCTCGCACCATTCGTCAAAGTTTTCCTCAAAGTGGTTGAAGTGATCCTCGAAAGCGTGCTCAAGAGCCGTGTGCGCGGCTCGGCGATCTTCCTCCTGGGCGAGGGTGCGCACGCGCACATTCTCAGCCACGCGGGGTGCCCGGGCGGCGTCGGACTCCCGATCGTGAATTTCCCGCATGCGTGCCGGAATATCCTGGTCCATGACCACCCACGTGCGCGCCTTCGCAAAACCGGCGTCGGTGAGAGCCTCCGCGCGAATGGTATCGGAGGGGCCAACTTCCGTGACAATCACAAAGCCCTCTTCGCCGCGCTTTTCACCGAGCGCTCGGGCTTGCTTCTCCACCCATTCGAGGCAGCGCGCCGCGTGCGCAATGTAAAACTCATCGCCGCGGCGCACAGCCCACTTCGCATCGATGCGGCCGCGAGCGTGATCGTGCACCATTGCGAATGCCACCACCGGGGCCGGATCTTCCTCGGTGCTGCGGTGTTCGCGGATCACCATTGCCGGATGGCCCGCCTCAATAGTGTTGATGAGGTCGGTGCCATCGAATGCCTCTGAGGGATCCGAGGCGCGCAAAAGATCCCGGGCAATAACGGCGATAGCGGGGTAATCAGCAGGGGTGGGTTTATCGACGATAGCCATGGCCGCAGCCTAGAGCAAAGACCTGCACCAAAACTGTGTTGAAAAGTCCTTTACTGCAGGTCAGGGGACTTCTGGGGCGGTTTCGTGCCGAGCTTGTCCTGGAGCTTCAAATGGAGTTCAGCGCGCATGCCGCGAAGCGCGATAATCGCGGCGGCGAAAGCCGCGAGACCCGCGAGATACATCGCCGCATTCTGCCCATCCACGAACGAAGCCTTCGCAAGGGTCCATGCGAGATCCGGGTTCGTGGAATTTCCCGGCTCGGCAAGCACCGCAGCCGAACCAATCGTTTGCTTCGCTTCCGCGAGCACCTGATCCGAAACCCCTAGCCCCGACTCTCGTGCGGACAGCGAAAGCCGATACGCGAGCATGCCCACGCCACCGAGAACCGCGGTGCCGAGAGCGCCGCCAAGCTCGTATGCCGTCTCGGAGATCGCCGATACGGAACCGGCTTCCTTATCGGGAGCCGACGACAAAATCGTGTCGTTCGTGAGCGGTTCCGCGAACCCGATGCCGAGACCGATGAGGAAGGTGCACAGGAAGTAGAAGAACGGGTCGAAATGCACCGTCACGAGTAGCGGCACCGTGAGGCAGCCAAGCCCACACGTGAGAAGCCCAAGCGCAACGAGCTGATTCGACCGGAACCTTCTGGCGAAAATCGGGGAAATAAGAGCACCGAGGATCGTTGCGACCACCATCGGCAATGCCCACAGGCCAGCCTCGATCGGCGAGAGCCCCGAGACCACCATGAGGTACTGCGGGAAGAAGAACAACGTGCCAATCGTGATGAAGTACGCGATGCCGTTAATGAGCGTTGCCGAACGGAACGTTGGCTCCGAGACCACATCCACATCAAGAATCGGGTTCTCGACCCGGTACTGGCGGCGCCAGAAAAGTGCGAGGCCGAAGGCCCCCACGACCAGCAGTCCCACCTGCCAAAGAGCAAAGTCCTCGATGAGAAGTTTGAAGCTCAGCACGAGCGCAAAAATTGAGGCGATCAGCACAACGGGGGAGAGGAGATCGATCCTTTCGGACTCCTCGCGATCCGATTCCGGAACGAAGAGCTTCGCGAGCACGACGAACGCGATGACGATCGGCACGTTAATGAAAAACACGTACCGCCAGTTCGCTACCTCGATCAAGATGCCGCCGAGCAGCGGCCCGATTGCGCTACCGCTCGAGAACGCCGCCGACCACAGCGCGAGCGCGAGGCGCCTCTCCGATCGCTTCTGGAAAATATGGCGAATTATGCCGAGGGTCGACGGCATGAGGGTCGCCCCGCCGAAGCCCTGAAGGGCGCGGCCAATGATGAGCATGACGGCCGACGTGCTGAATCCCGACATCACCGAGGCCGCGCCAAAAATCACGGAACCCCAGATCAATAAACGAAGACGCCCGAAGCTGTCACCAAACTTGCCCATGAGGATGAGCAGGCACGCGAGCACAAACGAGTATGAATCGACGATCCATAGAAGTTCGTTGGCCGACGGATGGAGATCCTGCGAGATGCCCGGGAGCGAGATGCTCAAAACCGTGACATCGATACTGATGAGGAAAACTGGCAACAGAACGACAGCTAGGGCAGCCCAGCGCGCTCTCCACGACATCTCTATACACCGTCTTAAATCTTTAGTTTATGGATCCAGTATATCTGAACGAGTGACCGCGCGGCCCGTCGGTGTGGGGAACATCGTTGTGGGTGTGTCGCGAACCACTGAAGAGTTCAGTGTCACACGGCGGTTGGGGCGCTCTCAGATCGGTGCGGTGGACGATGCGGGGTGACTGTGGGCTTTAGGGGGCGGTGGGTGCAGATTGGCGAAAGTGAGGCGTCCCCAAGGGACGGGTTGTCAACTTCGTCCAACTCGCGGGACCAGCGTCCTGGTGCTCCGGTGTCATCTGTGTGAGGATTTCATTAGACCTTGAGGCCTAGAACCCGGGCGGGTTAGCCATCTAGGTGAAAGGTTGAACAATGAAACAAATCCGTATCGTCAGAAAGGGCCCCGGCTCTGCCGAGGGATTGAAGTGAAAAACGGAAACGTAGTTGTCAGCGACGCGCTCGCTGAAAGTTATAAACGTTGGTTCCCAACCGAGCGCCAGGTTGTGGCTCTCAGCGAAAGCGATCTCACCGATGCTGCTGTGGTCGTTCTTTCCGAAGAGGACGTCCAAGACGGCAAGGGTAAAGAGGTCGAGGAGCTTGGCTGGGGTCTCCCGGTTATTGCGTGCGTGTCGGCCGAGCGTAAAGACCTCATTGGCAAAGGTGAAATCGATGACGTGATCACCAAAGACCGTATTCAGAGCGAATATTACGCACGTAAAGTCGAAAA
The window above is part of the Dermabacter vaginalis genome. Proteins encoded here:
- a CDS encoding GNAT family N-acetyltransferase encodes the protein MAIVDKPTPADYPAIAVIARDLLRASDPSEAFDGTDLINTIEAGHPAMVIREHRSTEEDPAPVVAFAMVHDHARGRIDAKWAVRRGDEFYIAHAARCLEWVEKQARALGEKRGEEGFVIVTEVGPSDTIRAEALTDAGFAKARTWVVMDQDIPARMREIHDRESDAARAPRVAENVRVRTLAQEEDRRAAHTALEHAFEDHFNHFEENFDEWCERTNLYAHHEWDRDLLAELVPEDGSEPVVIGTLMTSWLPESNTAHVEYLGVTREGRGKGAAHALLDAFYALATEHGFARGELFVDADSPTGANLAYEKMHWRPDFRKETWHKEITL
- a CDS encoding MFS transporter; amino-acid sequence: MSWRARWAALAVVLLPVFLISIDVTVLSISLPGISQDLHPSANELLWIVDSYSFVLACLLILMGKFGDSFGRLRLLIWGSVIFGAASVMSGFSTSAVMLIIGRALQGFGGATLMPSTLGIIRHIFQKRSERRLALALWSAAFSSGSAIGPLLGGILIEVANWRYVFFINVPIVIAFVVLAKLFVPESDREESERIDLLSPVVLIASIFALVLSFKLLIEDFALWQVGLLVVGAFGLALFWRRQYRVENPILDVDVVSEPTFRSATLINGIAYFITIGTLFFFPQYLMVVSGLSPIEAGLWALPMVVATILGALISPIFARRFRSNQLVALGLLTCGLGCLTVPLLVTVHFDPFFYFLCTFLIGLGIGFAEPLTNDTILSSAPDKEAGSVSAISETAYELGGALGTAVLGGVGMLAYRLSLSARESGLGVSDQVLAEAKQTIGSAAVLAEPGNSTNPDLAWTLAKASFVDGQNAAMYLAGLAAFAAAIIALRGMRAELHLKLQDKLGTKPPQKSPDLQ